From a region of the Daphnia pulicaria isolate SC F1-1A chromosome 1, SC_F0-13Bv2, whole genome shotgun sequence genome:
- the LOC124315458 gene encoding uncharacterized protein LOC124315458 isoform X3, which translates to MGNNFFTFLVGIVVVTFFIIDQISVIAAADVSVDNNFENGEVSPWIDESKTAVKWKIENRTSSSEPENLPLSGSNYLRVDRGTSLSFGVAILRSPVFSLSTGTKATFSFSFWIRSKWPQFTNLELYLAKNRKESLLLNFYEYSDVNNRDWRQSETVNITDDTNSDLTLVFYAYCGNAVEDAVAIDDLYFFTDALLTTETSSPSGTDSTSSTTTPTSEISSTSTDAEMSSETSEMTASPTTIETTANEIITTTPGEIITTTSDEIITTTDPTFPVTDPISTEESSWGTTDSTLTTTLAEEKCLEFLQNDTSVPCYTIGTQCYCFYIGSSQLTWTSADQFCRDGSMTLLTIETLEEDQSIFDHVKSISEYPILDCWKIFSRHRWMGVGLQRTF; encoded by the exons GGTGGTGACATTCTTCATTATCGACCAAATATCTGTCATTGCAGCAGCTGACGTTTCAGTGGataacaattttgaaaacggAGAAGTATCACCGTGGATTGACGAATCAAAAACCGCTGTTAAATGGAAAATCGAGAACAGAACTTCTTCTTCGGAGCCGGAGAATCTTCCGCTAAGTGGCTCGAATTATCTCCGAGTTGATCGCGGGACTTCACTGTCGTTCGGTGTGGCTATTCTGCGCAGTCCCGTCTTTAGTCTTTCGACCGGCACCAAGGCCACCTTTTCATTCTCGTTCTGGATCCGTTCCAAATGGCCACAATTCACAAATCTCGAG TTATACTTGGCCAAAAACAGGAAGGAAAGtttgcttttaaatttttacgagTATTCCGATGTCAACAATCGAGATTGGCGTCAATCCGAGACTGTGAATATTACAGATGATACGAATTCTGATTTGACG TTGGTATTTTACGCTTATTGTGGAAATGCCGTGGAAGATGCTGTTGCCATCGACGACCTCTACTTTTTCACTGACGCTCTTCTGACTACAGAAACGTCTTCACCTTCCGGAACGGATTCGACCAGCTCGACAACAACCCCAACCAGCGAAATATCGTCGACATCAACTGACGCAGAAATGTCATCAGAAACATCAGAAATGACAGCCTCGCCTACAACGATCGAGACCACCGCTAACGAAATAATCACAACAACCCCAGGCGAAATAATCACGACAACCTCAGACGAAATAATCACGACCACCGATCCAACTTTCCCGGTAACCGATCCGATTAGTACAGAAGAATCCTCATGGGGAACAACAGATTCGACTTTAACGACAACTTTAGCAGAAG AAAAGTGTCTGGAATTCCTTCAAAATGACACATCGGTCCCTTGTTATACCATTGGTACCCAATGCTATTGCTTTTACATAGGCAGT tcGCAGCTAACCTGGACATCAGCGGATCAGTTTTGTAGGGATGGAAGCATGACCTTATTAACCATCGAAACTTTAGAGGAAGACCAATCCATCTTTGATCACGTCAAATCCATTTCAG AATACCCTATATTGGACTGCTGGAAAATATTCTCAAGACATCGATGGATGGGAGTGGGCCTCCAACGAACCTTTTGA
- the LOC124315458 gene encoding uncharacterized protein LOC124315458 isoform X1, with protein MGNNFFTFLVGIVVVTFFIIDQISVIAAADVSVDNNFENGEVSPWIDESKTAVKWKIENRTSSSEPENLPLSGSNYLRVDRGTSLSFGVAILRSPVFSLSTGTKATFSFSFWIRSKWPQFTNLELYLAKNRKESLLLNFYEYSDVNNRDWRQSETVNITDDTNSDLTLVFYAYCGNAVEDAVAIDDLYFFTDALLTTETSSPSGTDSTSSTTTPTSEISSTSTDAEMSSETSEMTASPTTIETTANEIITTTPGEIITTTSDEIITTTDPTFPVTDPISTEESSWGTTDSTLTTTLAEEKCLEFLQNDTSVPCYTIGTQCYCFYIGSSQLTWTSADQFCRDGSMTLLTIETLEEDQSIFDHVKSISELQNTLYWTAGKYSQDIDGWEWASNEPFEPFSYDNWGVGEPNGDYTTNEYCVYANLNQKNFAAGYWYDDRCAAPGFKFICEQND; from the exons GGTGGTGACATTCTTCATTATCGACCAAATATCTGTCATTGCAGCAGCTGACGTTTCAGTGGataacaattttgaaaacggAGAAGTATCACCGTGGATTGACGAATCAAAAACCGCTGTTAAATGGAAAATCGAGAACAGAACTTCTTCTTCGGAGCCGGAGAATCTTCCGCTAAGTGGCTCGAATTATCTCCGAGTTGATCGCGGGACTTCACTGTCGTTCGGTGTGGCTATTCTGCGCAGTCCCGTCTTTAGTCTTTCGACCGGCACCAAGGCCACCTTTTCATTCTCGTTCTGGATCCGTTCCAAATGGCCACAATTCACAAATCTCGAG TTATACTTGGCCAAAAACAGGAAGGAAAGtttgcttttaaatttttacgagTATTCCGATGTCAACAATCGAGATTGGCGTCAATCCGAGACTGTGAATATTACAGATGATACGAATTCTGATTTGACG TTGGTATTTTACGCTTATTGTGGAAATGCCGTGGAAGATGCTGTTGCCATCGACGACCTCTACTTTTTCACTGACGCTCTTCTGACTACAGAAACGTCTTCACCTTCCGGAACGGATTCGACCAGCTCGACAACAACCCCAACCAGCGAAATATCGTCGACATCAACTGACGCAGAAATGTCATCAGAAACATCAGAAATGACAGCCTCGCCTACAACGATCGAGACCACCGCTAACGAAATAATCACAACAACCCCAGGCGAAATAATCACGACAACCTCAGACGAAATAATCACGACCACCGATCCAACTTTCCCGGTAACCGATCCGATTAGTACAGAAGAATCCTCATGGGGAACAACAGATTCGACTTTAACGACAACTTTAGCAGAAG AAAAGTGTCTGGAATTCCTTCAAAATGACACATCGGTCCCTTGTTATACCATTGGTACCCAATGCTATTGCTTTTACATAGGCAGT tcGCAGCTAACCTGGACATCAGCGGATCAGTTTTGTAGGGATGGAAGCATGACCTTATTAACCATCGAAACTTTAGAGGAAGACCAATCCATCTTTGATCACGTCAAATCCATTTCAG aaCTACAGAATACCCTATATTGGACTGCTGGAAAATATTCTCAAGACATCGATGGATGGGAGTGGGCCTCCAACGAACCTTTTGAGCCATTTAGTTACGATAATTGGGGAGTGGGAGAACCCAATGGGGACTATACAACTAATGAATACTGCGTCTATGCAaatttaaaccaaaaaaatttcgcTGCTGGATATTGGTATGACGACCGATGTGCTGCACCAGGTTTTAAATTTATCTGCGAACAAAATGACTAA
- the LOC124315789 gene encoding E3 ubiquitin-protein ligase RMND5A-like isoform X1 — protein sequence MEVLEACNNVGQQIDAALSNFATTYKEGERKIEEATEILLSIKRDFEQKQEVNAKESQLGVSRVKECLSQLSKQHKRIQKSLSNIEKKIEANFQRGCGVSIFPPILPDSEKLLNQAICLHLLRNGFVESGVEFSRESGLERDDRIQEACKLTEIQGKLKENHLDAAIAWAQGHHQELLEKNSDLEFKLHQMKFIQILSQGSQWQNEAIAYAKNHFPLFSDRHKTEIAKVMGILPFIKRGVHNSPYGHFFDPVLWTEINQLFNRTAAEVLGFSVESPLSTSINVGVMALPVFEKFQKTMAEMKIQWDITSDTEMPIEIDTDGRNYHSVFSCPILKQQSSPSNPPMRLPCGHAMSLDAIKQTLAYYSGSFRGSAKCPYCKMLFEKSQVTELHF from the exons ATGGAAGTGCTTGAGGCATGCAATAATGTTGGCCAACAAATTGATGCAGCACTCAGTAATTTCGCTACTACCTATAAAGAAGGGGAAAGAAAGATTGAAGAAGCGACTGAGATTTTACTATCAATCAAACGTGATTTTGAACAAA AGCAAGAGGTTAATGCCAAAGAATCTCAACTTGGAGTATCAAGAGTCAAAGAGTGCCTTTCCCAGCTGAGTAAACAACATAAAAGGATACAGAAATCTCTttcaaacattgaaaaaaagattgaagcA AACTTTCAGCGAGGGTGTGGAGTATCAATTTTCCCTCCAATATTGCCAGACTCTGAAAAATTACTGAACCAAGCCATTTGCCTCCACTTACTAAGAAATGGATTTGTAGAATCAGGAGTTGAGTTCTCAAGG GAATCTGGACTGGAAAGAGATGACCGTATTCAAGAGGCCTGTAAGCTCACAGAAATCCAGGGAAAGCTCAAGGAGAATCATTTAGATGCAGCTATAGCATGGGCTCAGGGCCACCATCAAGAACTGTTAGAAAAGAACAGTGATCTGGAATTTAAGTTGCACCAAAtgaaattcattcaaattCTGTCCCAAGGATCTCAGTGGCAAAATGAAGCTATTGCTTACGCAAAGAACCATTTCCCATTGTTCTCCGATCGTCATAAAACAG AAATAGCCAAAGTGATGGGCATTCTCCCCTTCATCAAACGTGGAGTTCACAATTCACCCTACGGACATTTTTTCGATCCTGTTCTTTGGACCGAAATTAATCAACTCTTCAACCGGACAGCAGCTGAAGTTCTTGGCTTTAGTGTCGAAAGTCCCTTGTCAACTTCTATTAATGTTGGAGTGATGGCTTTACCGGTATTCGAGAAATTTCAGAAAACCATGGCTGAAATGAAGATCCAGTGGGATATTACATCTGATACTGAAATGCCA ATTGAAATTGACACTGACGGACGGAATTATCATTCGGTATTTTCTTGTCCTATCCTCAAGCAACAATCTTCTCCTTCCAATCCCCCAATGAGACTCCCCTGTGGCCATGCCATGTCACTTGATGCAATTAAACAAACACTGGCTTATTATAGTGGCAG cttTAGGGGATCGGCGAAATGTCCATATTGCAAAATGTTGTTCGAAAAATCTCAAGTTACTGAATTGCACTTTTAA
- the LOC124315789 gene encoding E3 ubiquitin-protein ligase RMND5A-like isoform X2: MEVLEACNNVGQQIDAALSNFATTYKEGERKIEEATEILLSIKRDFEQKQEVNAKESQLGVSRVKECLSQLSKQHKRIQKSLSNIEKKIEANFQRGCGVSIFPPILPDSEKLLNQAICLHLLRNGFVESGVEFSRESGLERDDRIQEACKLTEIQGKLKENHLDAAIAWAQGHHQELLEKNSDLEFKLHQMKFIQILSQGSQWQNEAIAYAKNHFPLFSDRHKTEIAKVMGILPFIKRGVHNSPYGHFFDPVLWTEINQLFNRTAAEVLGFSVESPLSTSINVGVMALPVFEKFQKTMAEMKIQWDITSDTEMPIEIDTDGRNYHSVFSCPILKQQSSPSNPPMRLPCGHAMSLDAIKQTLAYYSGRGSAKCPYCKMLFEKSQVTELHF, translated from the exons ATGGAAGTGCTTGAGGCATGCAATAATGTTGGCCAACAAATTGATGCAGCACTCAGTAATTTCGCTACTACCTATAAAGAAGGGGAAAGAAAGATTGAAGAAGCGACTGAGATTTTACTATCAATCAAACGTGATTTTGAACAAA AGCAAGAGGTTAATGCCAAAGAATCTCAACTTGGAGTATCAAGAGTCAAAGAGTGCCTTTCCCAGCTGAGTAAACAACATAAAAGGATACAGAAATCTCTttcaaacattgaaaaaaagattgaagcA AACTTTCAGCGAGGGTGTGGAGTATCAATTTTCCCTCCAATATTGCCAGACTCTGAAAAATTACTGAACCAAGCCATTTGCCTCCACTTACTAAGAAATGGATTTGTAGAATCAGGAGTTGAGTTCTCAAGG GAATCTGGACTGGAAAGAGATGACCGTATTCAAGAGGCCTGTAAGCTCACAGAAATCCAGGGAAAGCTCAAGGAGAATCATTTAGATGCAGCTATAGCATGGGCTCAGGGCCACCATCAAGAACTGTTAGAAAAGAACAGTGATCTGGAATTTAAGTTGCACCAAAtgaaattcattcaaattCTGTCCCAAGGATCTCAGTGGCAAAATGAAGCTATTGCTTACGCAAAGAACCATTTCCCATTGTTCTCCGATCGTCATAAAACAG AAATAGCCAAAGTGATGGGCATTCTCCCCTTCATCAAACGTGGAGTTCACAATTCACCCTACGGACATTTTTTCGATCCTGTTCTTTGGACCGAAATTAATCAACTCTTCAACCGGACAGCAGCTGAAGTTCTTGGCTTTAGTGTCGAAAGTCCCTTGTCAACTTCTATTAATGTTGGAGTGATGGCTTTACCGGTATTCGAGAAATTTCAGAAAACCATGGCTGAAATGAAGATCCAGTGGGATATTACATCTGATACTGAAATGCCA ATTGAAATTGACACTGACGGACGGAATTATCATTCGGTATTTTCTTGTCCTATCCTCAAGCAACAATCTTCTCCTTCCAATCCCCCAATGAGACTCCCCTGTGGCCATGCCATGTCACTTGATGCAATTAAACAAACACTGGCTTATTATAGTGGCAG GGGATCGGCGAAATGTCCATATTGCAAAATGTTGTTCGAAAAATCTCAAGTTACTGAATTGCACTTTTAA
- the LOC124315349 gene encoding uncharacterized protein LOC124315349 has translation MEDDCNRPISSSSPRSTTPSDIVERWVHLQREMNQHTSTSESSPVHRIRPIVKSSSRPTKSSPYRQQPVESLTVSFASLLVDQINGSPSKATCSSSTSKRGKNYKKTKKKSRFNNTPTVKITIRNNKPVTEIDHVEEWLQQRSAHYAWWRKFVPSNSVCANPTVVAFNRPSSSTFPVVTKSLSVNHSQPKQPKAPRCVLWFQFTGNPSKPRPSSCHKTPVSSARMHSIRIEQQPLGGANALVFVADLRIGEDFAIVSRRQPGFTFSLTFFIDGVRHARLSGCCENARNIHVPTRVGGPIGAFVLRSVQGGEQCQVCEKSAPFADPELFTVWPKSHHRQFINSSQECGIERSQDNQHYPSRRRSSLKRAKAMSATELAATVSSQSVDDEQPSSDVLGPGFTSNEDTYEENFYSDVIGPSTEETCQEQQSYEVTATTGSQSEVYEEQISSDLFIPFGSVSIEEVFSIGSPLRTPHSSPRSFIALD, from the exons ATGGAAGACGATTGCAACCGTCCAATCTCGTCGTCTTCGCCCAGGTCGACAACGCCTTCCGATATCGTCGAGCGTTGGGTCCATCTTCAGCGGGAGATGAATCAACACACGTCGACGTCCGAATCATCGCCCGTCCATCGCATCCGGCCCATAGTCAAATCGTCTTCACGTCCAACCAAGAGCAGTCCCTACCGACAACAGCCCGTCGAGAGTTTGACGGTCAGTTTCGCTTCGTTACTCGTCGATCAGATCAACGGCTCACCTTCCAAAGCGACTTGTTCATCCAGCACCAGCAAAAGAGGTAAGAACTACAAGAAAACCAAGAAGAAATCTCGGTTCAACAACACCCCCACCGTCAAAATTACAATTCGCAACAACAAACCCGTCACCGAA ATTGATCACGTTGAAGAGTGGCTACAACAACGGAGTGCTCATTACGCCTGGTGGCGTAAATTCGTCCCGTCCAACAGTGTCTGCGCCAATCCGACTGTGGTGGCCTTTAATCGACCCAGTTCCAGCACATTTCCGGTCGTCACCAAGAGTTTGAGTGTCAACCATTCGCAACCCAAACAGCCTAAAGCTCCTCGATGCGTCTTGTGGTTCCAGTTTACTGGCAATCCTTCGAAGCCACGCCCGAGCAGTTGCCACAAGACGCCGGTTTCATCCGCCCGGATGCACAGCATCCGCATCGAACAGCAACCGTTAGGCGGTGCCAACGCTCTAGTCTTCGTGGCCGATTTGCGTATCGGCGAAGACTTTGCCATCGTTTCCCGACGTCAACCGGGATTCACCTTCAGTCTGACTTTCTTCATCGATGGAGTCCGACACGCCCGACTCAGCGGCTGCTGCGAAAACGCCCGGAACATCCATGTGCCGACGCGAGTTGGCGGTCCGATTGGAGCATTTGTCTTGAGATCTGTTCAAGGAGGAGAACAGTGTCAAGTGTGTGAGAAATCGGCTCCTTTTGCCGACCCGGAATTGTTCACCGTCTGGCCCAAAAGTCACCACAGGCAGTTCATAAACAGCAGTCAAGAATGCGGAATAG AAAGGAGCCAGGATAACCAACACTATCCATCGAGGAGACGCAGTTCGCTGAAACGGGCAAAGGCGATGAGTGCGACGGAATTGGCGGCGACCGTTTCCAGTCAATCGGTGGACGACGAGCAGCCGTCCTCTGATGTTCTCGGCCCAGGATTCACGTCCAACGAAGACACTTACGAAGAGAATTTTTATTCGGATGTTATCGGGCCTTCCACCGAGGAAACGTGCCAGGAGCAACAATCCTACGAAGTCACCGCCACCACTGGGTCCCAATCCGAAGTCTACGAGGAGCAAATTTCATCAGACCTGTTCATCCCTTTCGGTTCCGTTTCCATAGAAGAAGTCTTCAGTATCGGCAGCCCTTTAAGAACACCCCATTCGAGTCCCCGAAGCTTTATCGCCCTagactaa
- the LOC124315422 gene encoding cysteine protease ATG4C-like, whose translation MAFSRRSVAVESNKHSYQNLSLEQSQQLLLSDSHSSTESPNNQDAEQCSRNITEEEAKEPEDGDRVKTKLITMWNNVRYSWNFKTKTHFSKDSPIWLLGRIYHQSHKTDDSSSLPTNNFEALKGDFFSRIWLTYRKEFPVLNGSYYTSDCGWGCMLRSGQMLLAQALVCHFLGRDWRWNESGAQEQQTLQESLHRMIVQWFGDKPSPACPLSIHQMVSQGHISAGKRPGDWYGPSSVSYIIKQILQRATDTYPELDTLRVYIAQDCTVYLDDVKQSCSKICNYECEETDYELIDDQWKSLILLIPLRLGGERMNPTYDSCLKGLLSLEQCIGIIGGKPKHSQYFIGWQDDYLIHLDPHNCQEMVDVLIPNFNLKSFHCHELRKTALKQVDPSCCVGFYLRSQREFDEFRRNVQHYLVPPQSKGDYPIFAFSSGSSPHVDDAWFQQNDDSLSSSAARPSSTCGPSTAGDNYLDDFEIL comes from the exons ATGGCTTTTTCGAGACGATCCGTAGCAGTTGAAAGTAATAAACATTCGTATCAGAATTTATCGTTAGAACAATCCCAGCAACTTCTGCTTAGTGACAGCCATAGTAGCACAGAATCTCCAAACAACCAAGATGCAGAGCAGTGTTCACGCAATATaactgaagaagaagcaaaagagCCAGAAGATGGAGATAGAGTGAAGACAAAGCTTATTACTATGTGGAACAATGTACGCTACAGCTGGAACTTCAAGACCAAAACTCACTTTTCTAAGGATTCCCCAATCTGGCTGCTTGGGAGGATCTATCATCAGTCGCACAAAACTGATGACAGCTCAAGTTTACCTACAAACAATTTTGAGGCTTTAAAGGGTGATTTTTTCTCAAGAATATG GTTGACGTATCGAAAAGAATTtcctgttttaaatggttcctATTATACTAGTGATTGTGGCTGGGGCTGCATGTTAAGGAGTGGGCAAATGCTGTTGGCCCAAGCACTTGTCTGTCATTTTCTGGGTCGTGACTGGAGATGGAATGAAAGTGGAGCTCAAGAACAACAGACTTTACAGGAATCCCTTCACAGAATGATTGTTCAGTGGTTTGGAGACAAACCATCTCCAGCATGCCCCCTATCTATTCACCAAATGGTCTCACAAGGTCACATATCAGCAGGGAAGAGACCAGGAGACTGGTATGGACCATCATCTGTATCATATATAATCAA GCAAATTTTACAAAGAGCCACTGACACATATCCTGAACTTGATACATTAAGAGTTTATATAGCACAGGATTGCACAG TATATTTAGATGACGTAAAGCAATCCTGTTCGAAAATTTGCAATTATGAATGCGAGGAAACCGACTACGAATTGATCGACGACCAATGGAAGTCGCTCATACTTCTCATCCCTTTACGTCTGGGCGGTGAACGGATGAATCCTACTTATGATTCTTGTCTTAAG GGTCTATTGTCGTTGGAGCAGTGTATTGGCATCATCGGCGGTAAACCCAAACACTCTCAGTACTTTATTGGTTGGCAAG ATGATTATCTCATTCATCTGGATCCACACAATTGCCAAGAAATGGTAGACGTGCTGATCCCCAACTTTAATCTCAAATCGTTTCATTGTCACGAACTTCGCAAGACGGCTCTCAAGCAAGTGGATCCTTCCTGCTGCGTTGGGTTTTATCTGCGCTCGCAAAGAGAGTTTGACGAATTCCGTCGCAATGTCCAGCACTATTTGGTGCCACCGCAGAGCAAAGGTGACTATCCGATCTTTGCCTTCAGCAGCGGAAGCAGCCCGCACGTCGACGACGCCTGGTTCCAGCAGAATGACGACAGCCTATCATCTTCCGCTGCGAGACCGTCGTCAACTTGCGGTCCATCGACCGCAGGCGATAATTATCTTGACGATTTCGAAATCCTCTGA